A stretch of Sinorhizobium meliloti DNA encodes these proteins:
- a CDS encoding putative phage abortive infection protein, translating to MRLKWIVAAAIGFGAVWIAWVFQEFVFQWFDIPWKSERLGQLGDTFGALNALFSALAFVAVLFTIKQQADDLRRQQRQIFKAEQNQHRQRFEDNFFQLLAVIRENRQDVRFRNSDKYLTANVKAVPQTKKGHFAFRAAYREMRYWVRQEDRAGRALNCEGLAALYAKKVHVRYESTLGAYFRLVYETLDRVDRDPFLSDEEKDEFGNLVRGQMTSFEAAIAGCNALNDFAKDFKRLVIRFRLLKYARTGDVYDELTKHYPPETFQGRDTNRPPEPDIDDDVDEDWERDE from the coding sequence ATGAGGCTGAAATGGATCGTGGCGGCAGCCATTGGTTTTGGTGCCGTATGGATCGCCTGGGTGTTCCAAGAGTTCGTTTTTCAGTGGTTTGACATCCCCTGGAAGAGCGAAAGGCTCGGCCAATTGGGTGATACCTTTGGCGCGCTTAACGCGCTCTTCTCAGCACTCGCCTTTGTTGCCGTGCTGTTCACCATCAAGCAGCAGGCGGATGATCTAAGACGGCAGCAGCGCCAGATATTTAAGGCAGAGCAAAATCAACATCGGCAGCGGTTCGAGGATAACTTCTTTCAGTTGTTGGCTGTCATCCGTGAGAACCGACAAGACGTCAGGTTTAGGAACTCAGACAAATACCTGACTGCCAATGTCAAGGCGGTTCCCCAAACGAAGAAAGGGCATTTCGCCTTCCGGGCAGCATATCGCGAAATGCGATACTGGGTTCGTCAGGAAGACAGAGCCGGTAGAGCGCTGAACTGCGAGGGGCTCGCTGCACTTTACGCGAAGAAAGTCCACGTCAGATACGAGAGTACACTGGGAGCCTACTTCCGCCTCGTTTACGAGACCCTCGATCGGGTCGACCGCGACCCGTTTTTGAGCGATGAGGAAAAAGACGAATTCGGCAATCTGGTCCGCGGGCAGATGACGAGCTTCGAAGCCGCGATCGCGGGATGCAACGCCCTGAACGATTTCGCGAAAGATTTCAAACGGCTCGTAATTCGGTTCCGATTGCTCAAATATGCAAGGACCGGTGACGTATACGACGAATTGACTAAGCATTACCCTCCTGAGACCTTTCAGGGACGAGATACAAATCGCCCGCCGGAACCCGATATTGACGACGATGTGGACGAAGATTGGGAAAGGGACGAGTAG
- a CDS encoding Thivi_2564 family membrane protein: protein MSATISILLTILFAGVVLYLVQKLPIDPTMKQRAQFVILIAGMVSLLGSLGVF, encoded by the coding sequence ATGTCCGCCACAATCAGCATCCTCCTGACCATCCTCTTCGCCGGGGTTGTGCTTTATCTCGTGCAGAAGCTTCCAATTGACCCTACGATGAAGCAGAGGGCTCAATTCGTTATTTTGATCGCCGGAATGGTCTCGTTGCTCGGTTCACTGGGCGTATTCTGA
- a CDS encoding structural cement protein Gp24, which translates to MATYQTTYGAAPAKGLAGQIASEEKCNKVSRTVETAAGIKFGAPAQRGAGNHGVAILTTGDFLGLAVLNPAVPPSASNPDAYPQYFTGAFMTMGTMYVTAGATVAAGDPVYYVTATGRYTNTDNTGANPAIPDAFFEESGTDGAIVQISLGLRHQA; encoded by the coding sequence ATGGCTACCTACCAGACCACTTATGGCGCGGCTCCCGCGAAGGGACTTGCAGGCCAGATCGCTTCCGAAGAGAAGTGCAACAAGGTCAGCCGTACAGTCGAGACGGCGGCCGGCATCAAGTTCGGCGCTCCTGCTCAGCGGGGAGCCGGCAATCATGGCGTTGCCATCCTCACCACCGGCGACTTCCTCGGGCTCGCAGTGCTCAACCCGGCGGTACCGCCGAGCGCCAGCAATCCCGACGCCTATCCGCAGTACTTCACCGGCGCCTTCATGACTATGGGCACGATGTACGTCACTGCGGGTGCAACGGTCGCTGCCGGTGACCCGGTCTACTATGTGACCGCAACCGGCCGCTACACGAACACGGACAACACGGGCGCCAACCCCGCAATCCCCGACGCCTTCTTCGAAGAATCGGGCACCGATGGCGCCATCGTCCAGATCAGCCTTGGCTTGCGCCATCAGGCGTAA
- a CDS encoding S1 family peptidase encodes MTIFDQLPHTTSRIETVTANGGSVGTGFFFNIEIPDKGTMTIIVTNKHVVDGAQSARIYVSRGGPDGPVFGVFNSWNIDDIQKVVVRHPNSNVDLAAFPVGGILHEMANAGTPAYFRAFDVSSIPTDQQIQGLTAIEDILMIGYPTGLWDQSNNLPIIRRGVTATPYARDYNGRPEFMIDCACFPGSSGSPVLIANQGNYPMKGGGITFGSRLYLLGLLWGGPQYTTQGTIVAQPVPTSMVPIALSQIPTNLGYCVKSKAIREIIPILLSRFG; translated from the coding sequence ATGACGATCTTTGATCAACTGCCGCACACGACAAGCAGGATTGAGACGGTGACGGCCAACGGTGGTTCCGTTGGCACGGGGTTCTTCTTCAACATAGAAATACCCGACAAGGGTACCATGACTATCATCGTGACTAACAAGCATGTTGTCGATGGAGCGCAGTCTGCCAGAATATATGTTTCGCGAGGTGGACCAGATGGGCCTGTTTTCGGGGTGTTCAATTCGTGGAACATTGACGATATCCAAAAAGTCGTGGTTCGACACCCAAATTCGAACGTTGATCTTGCGGCCTTTCCTGTCGGTGGCATCCTTCACGAAATGGCTAATGCTGGCACCCCTGCATACTTCAGAGCGTTTGATGTTTCCTCGATCCCTACTGATCAGCAGATCCAAGGGTTGACGGCGATCGAGGACATACTGATGATTGGTTACCCGACCGGGCTTTGGGACCAGTCGAATAACCTTCCGATCATAAGACGGGGTGTTACTGCAACGCCTTATGCGCGGGACTACAATGGGCGCCCAGAGTTCATGATTGATTGCGCCTGCTTCCCCGGATCATCTGGATCTCCCGTGTTGATAGCCAACCAGGGCAACTACCCTATGAAAGGAGGCGGCATAACCTTCGGAAGCCGCCTTTACTTGCTGGGCTTACTTTGGGGCGGGCCACAGTACACGACCCAAGGTACGATAGTCGCGCAACCAGTTCCCACCTCAATGGTGCCAATAGCTCTATCGCAAATACCAACGAACTTAGGATACTGCGTCAAGTCGAAAGCGATTAGAGAGATCATCCCTATTCTATTGAGCCGATTTGGATAG
- a CDS encoding phage minor head protein: MTFDELLAKYEPALAAAFRQAIEEIKSGIVLRVVVERLERGDVNGAVDAMQIEPEVFSALEIALQDAFNAGGTNAVAELPKVMDPQGNRVIWRFGVRNPVAEAILRDLSSTMVTHITDDQRQGIRLALEQGLARGANPRSTALDVVGRQSRVTGRREGGVIGLTRYQIEFIERARLHLDSGDPDLMNRYFELKTRDKRFDRTVMAAIRAGKPVTGEALAKIIGRLRDKNLLLRGEMLARTETMIALSSARDEAMRQQIEAGKVRAQDVTKVWRSAGDSRVRHTHRVLNGKAVGMDEVFQSPSGALLRFPGDPRAPISEISGCRCRLEYKVDHIGAVVRRYRAEVV, encoded by the coding sequence ATGACGTTTGATGAACTCCTCGCCAAATACGAGCCGGCGCTCGCCGCCGCATTCCGGCAGGCTATCGAGGAGATCAAGTCGGGCATCGTCCTCCGCGTCGTGGTCGAGCGGCTGGAGCGCGGCGACGTCAACGGCGCGGTCGATGCCATGCAGATCGAGCCGGAGGTGTTCTCCGCGCTCGAAATTGCCCTGCAGGACGCTTTCAACGCTGGTGGCACCAACGCAGTCGCTGAGCTACCGAAGGTCATGGACCCGCAAGGCAATCGCGTGATCTGGCGCTTCGGCGTCCGCAATCCTGTTGCCGAGGCGATACTGCGCGACCTGTCGTCGACGATGGTCACGCACATCACCGATGACCAGCGACAGGGCATCCGCCTGGCGTTGGAGCAGGGGCTTGCCAGAGGCGCCAACCCGAGATCCACGGCCCTCGACGTCGTCGGCCGGCAGAGCCGCGTCACCGGCCGCCGAGAGGGCGGCGTGATCGGTCTGACCCGGTACCAGATCGAGTTTATCGAGCGGGCGCGCCTGCATCTTGATTCCGGCGACCCGGACCTGATGAACCGGTATTTCGAGCTCAAGACGCGCGACAAGCGTTTCGACCGAACCGTTATGGCAGCCATCAGAGCAGGGAAGCCGGTGACCGGCGAGGCGCTGGCCAAGATCATCGGCCGGCTGCGCGATAAGAACCTGCTTCTCCGCGGCGAAATGCTGGCGCGGACCGAGACCATGATTGCGCTCAGCTCCGCCCGCGACGAGGCGATGCGGCAGCAGATCGAGGCCGGCAAGGTCCGGGCGCAAGACGTCACGAAGGTATGGCGTTCCGCCGGCGACAGCCGTGTGCGGCACACCCATCGTGTCCTCAACGGCAAGGCCGTCGGCATGGATGAGGTATTTCAGAGCCCATCTGGCGCGCTTCTCCGCTTCCCGGGCGACCCGCGCGCGCCCATATCGGAGATTTCCGGCTGCCGATGCCGGCTCGAATACAAGGTGGATCACATCGGCGCGGTCGTGCGCCGGTACCGCGCTGAGGTCGTTTGA
- a CDS encoding DUF2184 domain-containing protein, whose product MNQIIRQAFADAQAAFPFVIAQGRNIETRIYQRRYPTFNYGAHVPVVTEGNAWAIGTTFFTVDTAGEAKFLSGAGTDMPFNQATKDMASHDFAMIGSGWEWNLEEVNQAALYGIDLNGTKAMSASDKVERLLNSVAMVGTTEKNWTGFVNDPQVSRVDVAADGAGGGGSSTFWVNKTNDQILRDINDLISSVRENTSEVEWVDTLRLPPEAFRLIATRRLGEGDGLLTLLEYIRRNNVYTAETGQQLDIQPLRELATASQDGGGRMVVYRRDSEVLRFHLPMPRRVLQPRQKSIMGFETGIIARTGGTEWRLPGAAAYGDEITAP is encoded by the coding sequence ATGAACCAGATCATCCGTCAGGCCTTCGCTGATGCGCAGGCCGCGTTCCCCTTCGTCATCGCGCAGGGGCGCAACATCGAGACCCGCATCTACCAGCGGCGTTATCCGACCTTTAACTACGGCGCCCACGTGCCCGTCGTTACGGAAGGGAACGCCTGGGCGATCGGGACGACCTTCTTCACCGTCGATACGGCAGGCGAGGCGAAATTCCTCTCCGGCGCCGGTACCGACATGCCCTTCAACCAGGCCACGAAGGATATGGCCAGCCATGACTTCGCGATGATCGGCTCCGGCTGGGAGTGGAACCTCGAGGAGGTCAATCAGGCTGCCCTTTACGGCATCGACCTGAACGGCACTAAGGCCATGTCGGCGTCCGACAAGGTCGAGCGCCTGCTCAACTCGGTTGCCATGGTCGGCACGACCGAGAAGAACTGGACCGGCTTCGTCAACGACCCGCAGGTCTCACGTGTCGACGTTGCGGCTGATGGCGCAGGCGGCGGCGGCTCGTCCACCTTCTGGGTGAACAAGACCAACGACCAGATCCTCCGGGACATCAACGACCTGATCTCCAGCGTTCGGGAGAACACGTCGGAAGTGGAGTGGGTCGACACGCTGCGGCTGCCGCCGGAAGCCTTCCGCCTCATCGCCACCCGCCGCCTCGGCGAGGGCGATGGTCTCCTGACCCTCCTGGAATACATCCGCCGCAACAACGTCTACACGGCGGAAACCGGCCAGCAGCTCGACATCCAGCCGCTCCGCGAACTCGCGACGGCATCCCAGGACGGCGGCGGCCGCATGGTCGTGTATCGCCGGGATTCGGAAGTTCTCCGCTTCCACCTGCCGATGCCTCGCCGTGTCCTCCAGCCGCGCCAGAAGTCCATCATGGGCTTCGAGACCGGCATCATCGCCCGTACCGGCGGTACCGAATGGCGTCTGCCTGGTGCCGCTGCCTATGGCGACGAAATCACCGCACCGTAA
- a CDS encoding phage tail terminator-like protein encodes MAAGTDAIIFKAVTGRLLAMPGVLPVAAPNVVFPAAGQPLPPKYLRLTFLPNQTRQITMGNDPQQKRGLLQVSVVWPVGQGIIGALDVADQVIDHFKNQSLFASGVKITISSEPWAAGPLQEGERVQIPVTIPYIAFEPEN; translated from the coding sequence ATGGCGGCAGGCACCGACGCAATCATCTTCAAGGCCGTGACAGGCCGCCTCTTAGCAATGCCCGGTGTATTGCCGGTTGCCGCGCCGAACGTCGTGTTTCCGGCGGCAGGGCAGCCGCTACCGCCGAAATACCTTCGATTGACCTTCCTGCCCAACCAGACACGTCAGATCACCATGGGCAACGATCCGCAACAGAAGCGCGGACTACTTCAGGTCTCAGTCGTTTGGCCGGTCGGGCAAGGGATCATCGGCGCTCTCGATGTCGCCGACCAAGTGATCGATCACTTCAAGAACCAATCCCTATTCGCCTCTGGCGTGAAGATCACGATCAGCAGCGAGCCGTGGGCGGCGGGCCCGCTCCAAGAGGGTGAACGGGTGCAGATCCCCGTCACCATTCCGTACATCGCCTTCGAACCGGAGAACTGA
- a CDS encoding DnaT-like ssDNA-binding protein: protein MAGYGTNDGFTAYATEAGYVFPEGTTEEQKTAARQRGSLVIDRYEPRFSGRRTGGYAQERAWPRTGATTYYGEAIPSSETPVAIVNASYEAAFLELTNPGSLSPVVTGSQTVKREKIGQLEVEYSTSTSTDIDDLVALATPVVTTIEGLLWPFLVPVWPGALVV from the coding sequence ATGGCTGGATACGGCACGAACGACGGCTTCACGGCGTACGCCACCGAAGCCGGCTATGTCTTCCCCGAGGGCACGACCGAAGAACAGAAGACCGCTGCACGTCAGCGCGGTTCTCTGGTGATCGATCGATATGAGCCTCGGTTCAGCGGGCGGCGCACTGGCGGGTATGCCCAAGAGCGCGCTTGGCCACGCACCGGCGCCACCACCTATTACGGCGAGGCGATCCCTTCGAGTGAAACGCCGGTCGCCATTGTCAACGCCTCATACGAGGCCGCTTTCCTCGAACTGACGAATCCCGGCAGCTTGTCGCCAGTCGTGACCGGATCGCAAACGGTGAAGCGCGAGAAGATCGGACAGCTTGAGGTCGAGTATTCAACCTCTACTTCAACGGATATCGACGACCTCGTCGCGCTCGCAACGCCTGTCGTGACCACGATCGAAGGGCTGCTCTGGCCGTTTCTCGTGCCGGTCTGGCCGGGTGCTTTGGTGGTGTAG
- a CDS encoding lipocalin family protein codes for MGEVTAIPRLDLNRYLGRWYEIVRLPLKYEEDAATDITADYSLDNDGKIRVDNRCFDNNNQPKQALGQAEPVDATNAKLKVNFLPAALRWIPFTDGDYWVLKIDPEYRVALVGTPDRKFLWVIARESAISESTLEDYLAEARRQGFDLKNLIRPRHTGREVSDAMLEKQ; via the coding sequence ATGGGCGAAGTCACAGCAATTCCGCGTCTCGACCTCAACCGTTATCTGGGGCGCTGGTATGAGATCGTCCGCCTGCCGCTCAAATATGAAGAAGATGCCGCGACGGACATCACGGCAGACTATTCCCTTGATAACGACGGAAAGATTCGCGTCGACAACCGCTGTTTCGATAACAACAACCAGCCCAAGCAAGCGCTTGGCCAAGCAGAGCCAGTCGATGCGACGAACGCGAAGCTGAAAGTCAACTTTCTTCCGGCTGCACTTCGCTGGATACCCTTCACTGACGGCGATTATTGGGTGCTCAAAATCGATCCTGAGTACCGGGTCGCACTGGTCGGCACGCCTGATCGCAAGTTTCTTTGGGTGATCGCGCGCGAGAGTGCCATTTCGGAAAGTACCCTGGAAGACTACCTAGCTGAGGCTCGGCGGCAGGGATTTGACCTGAAGAACCTTATCAGGCCGCGCCACACCGGGCGGGAGGTGAGCGATGCTATGCTCGAGAAACAATGA
- a CDS encoding phage tail assembly chaperone gives MPDNGAFLWDWFWELRQAQPPGFSGPVPISNIELSVWCQLTGNIVRREELAILRAMDARFCVEIEKESEAIRARDECSIR, from the coding sequence GTGCCGGATAACGGTGCCTTCCTCTGGGATTGGTTTTGGGAGCTCCGGCAGGCGCAGCCGCCTGGGTTCTCCGGGCCAGTACCGATCTCGAACATCGAACTCTCGGTTTGGTGCCAGCTGACTGGCAATATCGTCCGGCGCGAGGAGCTTGCGATCCTTAGGGCAATGGACGCGCGGTTCTGCGTCGAGATCGAGAAGGAGAGCGAGGCGATCAGGGCGCGCGATGAGTGCTCTATACGATAG
- a CDS encoding DUF2213 domain-containing protein encodes MQFIDHAPIAGTRRTADGYLVADVRTARTGIQLYAGHEVGKPEMATVKVYRPEDQVFDKASLGSYAHKPVTNDHPDEAVTADNWKALSVGQIGDEVARDGEFVRVPLVVMDGATISEIEGGKRDLSAGYTCDLAWEPGTTPAGEKYDAIQKDIRINHVAIVQRGRAGSEARIGDGVRSWGATPFTSDQKPKEDKIMTLKTVTVDGIPVEVTDQGATVIGTLQQRLADANTKFADAEKAHQTALAAKDAELAKKDAEIDALKGKILSDADLDKRVQARADLITKAHAIAKDVKTEGLSDAAIRTAVVVAKLGDAAVANKSDAYIDARFDMLVEDASKNGADPFRTVVQQGLSQANDADKVVVDAYSQMVADMKAGKTSAATN; translated from the coding sequence ATGCAATTCATCGACCATGCACCGATCGCGGGCACGCGACGGACCGCCGACGGCTACCTTGTTGCTGATGTCCGCACCGCGCGCACCGGCATCCAGCTCTATGCCGGCCATGAGGTCGGCAAGCCGGAGATGGCAACCGTCAAGGTCTATCGGCCGGAGGATCAGGTCTTCGACAAGGCCAGCCTCGGTAGCTACGCGCATAAGCCGGTGACGAACGACCATCCGGACGAGGCCGTGACCGCCGATAATTGGAAAGCGCTTTCCGTCGGACAGATCGGCGACGAGGTTGCCCGCGACGGTGAATTCGTCCGCGTCCCCCTCGTCGTCATGGACGGTGCCACCATCAGCGAGATCGAGGGCGGCAAGCGCGACCTCTCCGCCGGCTACACCTGCGATCTCGCCTGGGAGCCGGGCACCACGCCAGCGGGCGAGAAGTACGACGCCATTCAGAAAGATATCCGGATCAACCACGTCGCCATCGTGCAGCGTGGCCGCGCCGGGTCAGAAGCTCGCATCGGCGACGGTGTGAGGTCGTGGGGCGCTACCCCGTTCACCAGTGATCAGAAACCGAAAGAGGACAAGATCATGACCCTGAAGACGGTTACCGTCGATGGCATCCCGGTTGAAGTAACCGACCAGGGTGCCACGGTGATCGGCACGCTCCAGCAGCGCCTTGCCGACGCCAACACCAAGTTCGCCGATGCCGAGAAGGCACATCAGACGGCTCTGGCCGCCAAGGATGCCGAGTTGGCGAAGAAGGATGCCGAGATCGATGCTCTGAAGGGCAAGATCCTTTCCGATGCGGATCTCGACAAGCGCGTCCAGGCGCGTGCCGATCTCATCACCAAGGCGCACGCGATCGCCAAGGACGTGAAGACCGAAGGCCTCTCCGATGCCGCCATCCGCACGGCCGTGGTTGTCGCCAAGCTTGGCGATGCGGCCGTCGCCAACAAGTCGGACGCCTATATCGACGCCCGCTTCGACATGCTCGTCGAGGATGCCAGCAAGAACGGCGCCGATCCCTTCCGCACCGTCGTGCAGCAGGGCCTTTCCCAGGCCAACGACGCCGACAAGGTGGTCGTGGACGCCTATTCCCAGATGGTCGCCGACATGAAGGCCGGCAAGACCTCTGCAGCGACCAACTAA